From a region of the Nitrospira sp. genome:
- the mrdA gene encoding penicillin-binding protein 2 produces MATAGFNDSELLDLQRRLVILRVGLLLVVGLLALRLWHLQIREGPYYRDLSENNRTRSVVLEPARGLIFDRNGILLANNVPSFALYVTLEDVKDRGALVAQLASLLSLEPELIQKKLSTGKGGKLQPRKIKDRLTLREATLIESHRLDLPGVMIQVESQRNYPAGAVAAHLLGYVGEVSADQLEKPDFADLHQGSIVGQYGVEKWFDRQVRGRAGQKSVEVDALGHEKRAIVSDKPVAGDDLYLTIDARLQKTAEDLLGEESGAIVALDPTNGDILAMASRPGFDPNVLSKELTNKQWVEIVQNERRPLNNRATQGQYPPGSTFKVVMAAAALESNTVTPSTMVRCNGGYQFGNRLFHDWKQGGHGSVDLNEALIHSCDVYFYTVGQRMGIDTIAEYAKQFGLGQETGVELPSERVGIVPSTAWKQKARNQPWYPGETISAAIGQGYVTVTPLQMASVIGTVANDGVSIKPRLVQAVMNRTTGDRAEFPPTIRGKVAVKPATLALIKSALADVVTKGTATRAKSPLVTIGGKTGTAQTAALRTGPEKDIPKKFRDHAWFVAFAPVESPRIAVAVLAEHMGHGGSAAAPLAKDVIEAYVKAYPQMLQGVPASGRAKSPAGPVDARPNL; encoded by the coding sequence AACTCCTGGATCTTCAGCGGAGATTGGTCATTCTGCGCGTGGGCCTCCTGTTGGTGGTGGGCCTGCTCGCCTTACGTCTATGGCACCTGCAGATTCGAGAGGGTCCATACTACAGGGATCTCTCCGAGAACAACCGAACGCGTTCCGTGGTGCTGGAGCCGGCGCGCGGACTAATTTTCGACCGGAACGGCATTCTGCTGGCCAACAATGTTCCGAGTTTCGCCCTGTACGTGACCTTGGAAGATGTGAAGGATCGCGGAGCACTGGTGGCACAATTAGCCTCGCTGCTCAGCCTTGAGCCCGAACTGATTCAGAAGAAGCTGTCGACCGGCAAGGGAGGCAAATTACAGCCTCGCAAGATCAAAGATCGGCTGACCTTGCGCGAGGCGACACTGATCGAATCTCACCGGCTGGATTTGCCGGGCGTGATGATCCAAGTCGAGTCCCAGCGGAACTATCCTGCCGGAGCTGTGGCGGCGCATCTGTTGGGCTATGTCGGAGAAGTATCGGCCGATCAATTGGAAAAACCCGATTTCGCCGATCTTCATCAAGGCAGCATCGTCGGACAATATGGAGTCGAAAAGTGGTTCGATCGCCAGGTGCGCGGGCGCGCGGGGCAGAAAAGTGTCGAGGTCGATGCCTTAGGCCATGAGAAACGCGCCATCGTGTCGGACAAGCCGGTAGCGGGGGATGACCTGTATCTCACCATCGATGCCCGTCTTCAGAAGACAGCCGAGGATCTGTTGGGCGAGGAATCCGGCGCCATCGTCGCGCTTGACCCTACGAACGGCGATATTTTGGCCATGGCCAGCCGTCCCGGATTCGATCCCAACGTGTTGTCGAAAGAATTGACGAATAAGCAATGGGTCGAGATCGTTCAGAACGAGCGTCGTCCGTTGAACAATCGCGCCACGCAAGGACAATATCCTCCGGGATCGACCTTTAAAGTCGTGATGGCGGCGGCTGCGCTCGAATCCAACACGGTGACGCCCTCGACGATGGTGCGTTGTAACGGCGGCTATCAATTCGGTAATCGGCTATTTCATGACTGGAAGCAGGGCGGTCATGGATCGGTGGATTTGAACGAGGCGTTGATCCACTCCTGTGACGTCTATTTTTATACCGTCGGTCAGCGCATGGGGATCGATACGATTGCCGAATATGCGAAGCAGTTCGGACTCGGGCAGGAAACCGGCGTCGAGTTGCCGTCGGAACGCGTGGGCATTGTGCCGTCCACGGCGTGGAAGCAGAAGGCGCGCAATCAGCCCTGGTACCCGGGCGAAACCATTTCTGCCGCCATCGGACAGGGATATGTCACCGTGACGCCGCTGCAGATGGCCAGCGTGATCGGGACGGTGGCGAACGACGGCGTGTCGATCAAGCCGCGCCTGGTACAGGCGGTGATGAACCGTACGACTGGAGATCGGGCCGAGTTTCCACCGACGATTCGAGGGAAAGTAGCGGTCAAGCCGGCGACCCTTGCGCTGATCAAATCAGCCTTGGCCGACGTGGTGACCAAAGGAACTGCGACACGGGCCAAGTCTCCCCTGGTGACGATCGGCGGAAAAACCGGAACGGCTCAGACGGCGGCGCTGCGTACCGGACCGGAAAAAGACATCCCGAAGAAATTTCGGGATCACGCCTGGTTTGTCGCGTTCGCCCCGGTTGAGTCGCCGCGTATCGCTGTGGCGGTTCTGGCCGAGCACATGGGGCATGGTGGATCGGCTGCCGCGCCCCTGGCCAAGGATGTCATTGAAGCCTATGTGAAAGCCTATCCCCAGATGCTTCAGGGAGTTCCGGCGAGCGGGCGAGCCAAGTCACCTGCTGGACCGGTTGATGCGCGGCCGAACTTGTGA